Proteins from a single region of Thermodesulfobacteriota bacterium:
- a CDS encoding PilZ domain-containing protein, producing MKISQEPERGPEERRRHTRVRKDLKVRFSPLWDLGAESWSGEGVVVDLGGGGLRFLTARDVRQGMQLILRMEFPGWAEQEDDWQPRPSQSEIGVLKVIGQVLRVTASGQQNGHAEVAVRFSGRIRL from the coding sequence ATGAAGATCTCCCAGGAGCCGGAAAGAGGACCCGAGGAGCGACGGCGGCACACCCGGGTGCGCAAGGATCTCAAGGTTCGTTTTTCGCCCTTGTGGGACCTTGGGGCCGAGTCCTGGTCAGGAGAGGGGGTGGTCGTCGATCTTGGCGGCGGGGGCCTGCGCTTCCTGACCGCCCGGGATGTCCGGCAAGGCATGCAGCTCATTCTCCGGATGGAGTTTCCCGGCTGGGCCGAGCAGGAGGACGACTGGCAGCCGCGGCCAAGCCAGTCCGAGATCGGCGTTCTCAAGGTTATCGGCCAGGTCCTGCGGGTGACGGCCAGCGGGCAGCAGAATGGTCACGCCGAGGTGGCGGTGCGCTTTTCCGGCCGGATCCGGCTGTAA